One Candidatus Tanganyikabacteria bacterium genomic window, GCGCGGCCGCCAGCAAGAGCGTGAAGGCGGCCGGAAGGACTGATTTCAAGGAGCGTCCTTTCTGAAACTGCGAGCGATCTTCTCGGTCAGGTAGCGGTAGATGCCGAAATCCTCGGGGTCGAGGGCGGCCCTGGCCGCATCCAGCCAGCGCGCGATCTCGGCCTCGGAGGGCAAGTACTCGGAAAAGTCTCGCGGGTCGGCCCCGCAGGCCCGGGCGATCTCGGCGATCGCTTCGCGATCATGAGGAAAGGCGGCCCGACCGGCCAGGATGGCGCGCAGGTGGCCGCGACTGTAGCGCGGGACGCGGGAGCGAAAGGCGTCGAGATCCACGCCGGCAGCGACCAGGCGCCCGACTACCTTCCGGGCCGACTGCGAAGCGTGACGCTGGCTCTCGGCGAACTCGGCGAACTGCTCGGGAGCGATACCGAGAGCGCGGGCCAGTCGCAGCAGCGTGCGGCCGCTCCGGGGAAACGGCACGCTGCCGCGCAGGATCCGCGACACGTGATCCTTGGACAGGCCACACTGCTGGGCGAACGCGGCCTGGGTGATCCCCCGCTCGGCAAGCAATCGGCGCACGAGCGACCGAGAGTCCGACACTGCGGCCAGTATAGCCTAACCGACCGCCTGTTTCGCGACGACCGCCGCCATTTCGTTCAGGGCGCGGTCGATGTCCTCGGCAGTCGTGAACCGGCCGAGGCCGAAGCGCAAGCTGGTGCGGCAATCGTCCTCCGAGAGGCCGATGGCCCGCAGGACGTGGCTGGGCTCGTCGGTGGCGGTCGTGCACGCGCTGCCGGCAGAGACGGCCACCCGCTGCATGATCGCTCGCATGACGCTCTGCGGCTGGGCGAAGAACGTCACGTGGAGGTTCCCGGCAAGGCGGCGCTCGGGATGGCCGTTGACGCGCAGATCGCCAGCCACCCGGCGCAGGCCGGCAAGGAGGTCCGATCGCAGGGCTGCGATCCGCCTCGCATCGCTTTCCAGCTCTTCGGCCGCGAGCGCGCAGGCCTTGCCCAATCCCACGATGCCGGGCACGTTCAGTGTCCCGCTCCGCAGATTCCATTCATGGCCGCCGCCCAGGATCTGCGGCCGCAGCGCGACCCGCGGCCCCTTGCGGCGAACGTACAGCGCGCCGACGCCCTTGGGTCCGTAGAGCTTGTGGGCGCTCAAGGACAGGAGGTCGATGCCCGCGGCTTTCACGTCCAGTGGCACCTTGCCGACCGCCTGCGCCGCGTCGGTGTGGAAGAGGACGCCGCGCGCCTTGCAGATGGCGCCGATTTCCGCCAGGGGCTGCAGCGTGCCGACCTCGTTGTTGGCGGCCATCACGCTGACGATGGCCGTCTTCTCGGTGATCGCGGCCTCTACCGCCGCGGGATCCACCATCCCGGTGGAATCGACCGGCAGGACGGTCACCGAGCCCTGGCCGCGCCGCTCCCACTCGGCCAGGGGAAG contains:
- a CDS encoding helix-turn-helix transcriptional regulator, producing MSDSRSLVRRLLAERGITQAAFAQQCGLSKDHVSRILRGSVPFPRSGRTLLRLARALGIAPEQFAEFAESQRHASQSARKVVGRLVAAGVDLDAFRSRVPRYSRGHLRAILAGRAAFPHDREAIAEIARACGADPRDFSEYLPSEAEIARWLDAARAALDPEDFGIYRYLTEKIARSFRKDAP
- a CDS encoding cysteine desulfurase, with the protein product MTAPSPVYLDNHASTPVDPRVVEALLPYFTERFGNPASAQHRYGWEADAAVDVARRQVAALLGADVTEIVFNAGATEGNNLALMGALAVAAEEGRTHAITQATEHKGVLLPLAEWERRGQGSVTVLPVDSTGMVDPAAVEAAITEKTAIVSVMAANNEVGTLQPLAEIGAICKARGVLFHTDAAQAVGKVPLDVKAAGIDLLSLSAHKLYGPKGVGALYVRRKGPRVALRPQILGGGHEWNLRSGTLNVPGIVGLGKACALAAEELESDARRIAALRSDLLAGLRRVAGDLRVNGHPERRLAGNLHVTFFAQPQSVMRAIMQRVAVSAGSACTTATDEPSHVLRAIGLSEDDCRTSLRFGLGRFTTAEDIDRALNEMAAVVAKQAVG